A genome region from Pseudomonas helmanticensis includes the following:
- a CDS encoding toxin VasX: MTTPTSTGKSPNNVAKSRDDGKCAMGGCSLMKAKIQLIPLRYGLVERLDPSSALTMPYKTTSRPLGIRLMRDGWLYVIVDKKPEAVMHEYRIQNGIVTQLLWEKSEITVNKRESNVGEAVLVFPLLSKLYVNYSEVQWTAAKCAQVIKHKSEREYFMQKVDLTSADPEKGAANLLTPIQAEKWIAEVAEQPSKEPSVTSAKPEESQDYLWEQASHFKKTQMGTLKKQVKAEHERDHLYLVLQDDLGVLRDLAEHQDLVTGWISDWSDAEANQKKYVFGCYIESLYTVTGETILNAAQGDPRFAKLKDEINEEQRQSIVDYVNVKNQTQYSGAGTHRGAIAASKSRMRTNLGPLYSKYEDLIETIEDNADEALNGAKMGQEGINDLIDRPAMEAFLKQQRAQLSRWNKRLDLITEDRVKLVCEKRFYKSAWYFDPKFVTQLESALATEYACMKDICRTDKATEAIADLIEKEPGFTVPTFFTASLTDQKDLFAKIGSLIKSARDIPLSAKDFQGLQKISRNFVTLLTQDLAASINLSNDGITFDQARNTAYEPAKQLRLANALEEAIEGLRNGRAIDPSKILRNIPGSAWIDVLRTFGKKGITLEFASASQLHAFEADMAKLTELRQQMSSLKNRIRETLANERKGRAPKGSYRSLVAQRKSVQQSVAPLEKKIAPAMVAVGEGPSKASIKIKGLTSAQEAEVHRMAEDHRLNTGDKVRGLGKDIFQSAGGDIFASAVFVVQLINFVTVYSELRRKPSWDKTDYVAFGNAFFSASGGGFAAAQGISATTLNVVKNNYSSAAGKVQLAARIGKLTGGLGLAAYGFGMAAAATSLYGEKGSVARWTEALRSGDSAKLAGASMTIAGDSGQFVVNGWAVARTGQYMFEAASNVSQARAVAWVTAGGKLLSVAARANLIGLGLTVLQLGGEWIYNRNNKTKFDNWLQQGAWGKKNQNREFQADRMQLAEITSTPQVGLRQINNKPTAVISIPNITIRELDDVGFGLTAYWSSSLQRNDWEPWTEPLLYQLNLLSPPDAPLQLGLEIFAHEANAQHGLAIKLRYHPLPGAQKFQEIMFETKTLNVGSGKEFSTTGFFSARNTTAQAFIVTTDTLTVLESSKQAGQT; encoded by the coding sequence ATGACAACGCCAACATCGACCGGCAAAAGCCCGAACAACGTTGCAAAAAGCCGGGATGACGGCAAGTGTGCCATGGGCGGCTGCTCGTTGATGAAGGCAAAAATCCAGCTCATCCCACTGCGTTACGGCCTCGTTGAACGACTCGACCCGTCAAGTGCGCTGACCATGCCGTACAAAACCACTTCTCGCCCACTAGGCATTCGATTGATGCGTGACGGCTGGCTCTACGTCATCGTCGACAAGAAGCCTGAAGCCGTAATGCACGAATACCGAATCCAGAACGGCATCGTGACCCAACTGCTGTGGGAAAAGAGCGAAATCACCGTCAACAAACGCGAAAGCAACGTGGGCGAAGCCGTGTTGGTCTTCCCGCTTTTGAGCAAACTCTACGTCAACTACTCCGAGGTGCAATGGACCGCCGCAAAATGCGCGCAGGTCATCAAGCACAAGTCTGAACGTGAGTACTTCATGCAGAAGGTTGATCTCACCAGTGCAGACCCTGAGAAAGGTGCAGCTAATCTGCTGACTCCAATTCAGGCGGAAAAGTGGATTGCTGAGGTTGCGGAGCAGCCGAGTAAAGAACCGTCGGTTACGAGTGCCAAACCTGAGGAAAGTCAGGACTATCTTTGGGAGCAAGCGTCGCACTTCAAGAAAACTCAGATGGGCACGCTCAAAAAGCAAGTCAAGGCAGAACATGAGCGTGACCATCTGTACTTGGTCTTACAGGATGACCTGGGCGTATTACGCGATCTCGCTGAGCATCAGGACTTGGTCACTGGCTGGATCAGCGACTGGAGCGACGCTGAGGCCAATCAAAAAAAGTATGTGTTTGGTTGCTACATCGAATCGTTGTACACCGTAACAGGCGAAACCATTCTAAATGCCGCCCAAGGCGACCCTCGTTTTGCCAAACTCAAGGACGAAATAAACGAAGAGCAGCGGCAATCGATCGTCGACTACGTCAACGTTAAAAATCAAACCCAGTATTCAGGCGCTGGTACGCATCGTGGGGCTATTGCAGCCTCAAAGTCGCGGATGCGTACGAATCTTGGACCTTTATATTCCAAGTACGAAGACCTGATCGAGACCATCGAAGACAACGCGGATGAAGCGCTCAATGGCGCAAAAATGGGACAAGAAGGCATTAACGACCTGATTGACCGACCGGCTATGGAAGCCTTCCTTAAACAACAGCGAGCACAATTAAGCCGTTGGAATAAGCGTTTGGATCTGATAACTGAAGATCGAGTAAAATTAGTATGTGAAAAACGCTTCTATAAATCTGCTTGGTATTTTGACCCAAAATTTGTAACCCAACTTGAATCGGCTCTTGCTACTGAATACGCGTGCATGAAAGATATATGTCGCACTGACAAGGCTACCGAAGCGATTGCAGACCTAATAGAAAAAGAGCCGGGCTTTACAGTTCCAACCTTCTTTACTGCAAGCTTGACCGATCAGAAGGACCTTTTTGCAAAAATCGGCTCATTAATAAAATCGGCCCGGGACATACCCCTTTCAGCGAAGGATTTCCAAGGACTGCAAAAAATCAGTCGAAATTTTGTAACGCTCCTGACCCAGGATCTCGCGGCATCAATAAATCTAAGCAACGATGGTATAACTTTCGATCAAGCACGAAACACTGCTTATGAACCTGCCAAACAACTCCGCTTGGCGAATGCTCTCGAAGAAGCTATAGAAGGACTACGCAACGGCCGAGCAATAGACCCATCTAAAATTCTACGAAATATTCCCGGCTCAGCATGGATCGACGTACTAAGAACATTTGGCAAAAAAGGAATTACTCTTGAGTTTGCTTCTGCAAGCCAGCTTCATGCGTTCGAAGCTGACATGGCGAAACTCACCGAACTCCGCCAGCAGATGTCCTCGTTGAAAAACAGGATCAGAGAGACATTGGCTAACGAGCGAAAAGGTCGGGCCCCCAAGGGGAGCTATCGATCTTTGGTTGCACAGCGTAAATCTGTTCAGCAATCCGTCGCCCCGTTAGAGAAAAAAATCGCGCCTGCGATGGTTGCTGTTGGCGAAGGCCCGAGTAAAGCAAGTATAAAAATTAAAGGCCTAACCAGCGCCCAAGAAGCTGAAGTCCACCGAATGGCCGAAGATCATCGCTTAAACACAGGCGACAAGGTAAGGGGACTAGGAAAAGATATCTTTCAATCTGCGGGAGGCGACATCTTCGCATCAGCTGTATTTGTCGTGCAATTAATTAACTTTGTCACTGTTTATTCAGAGTTAAGAAGAAAACCCAGCTGGGATAAAACCGATTACGTTGCATTTGGCAATGCGTTCTTCTCTGCAAGCGGAGGAGGCTTTGCGGCTGCACAGGGGATATCAGCCACTACTCTAAACGTAGTCAAAAACAATTATTCAAGTGCTGCCGGCAAAGTCCAGTTAGCCGCGCGCATTGGAAAGCTCACCGGGGGGCTGGGGCTAGCTGCTTACGGGTTCGGTATGGCGGCAGCAGCCACAAGTCTGTACGGGGAAAAAGGCTCTGTCGCTCGTTGGACTGAAGCCTTGAGGTCGGGAGATAGTGCAAAGCTGGCTGGTGCCAGCATGACAATCGCGGGCGACTCTGGACAGTTTGTCGTTAACGGTTGGGCAGTTGCACGAACAGGGCAATATATGTTTGAGGCGGCTTCAAATGTTAGTCAAGCAAGAGCTGTCGCTTGGGTTACAGCTGGAGGCAAACTTCTGAGCGTTGCTGCGAGAGCCAACTTAATAGGGTTAGGTTTGACGGTGTTGCAGCTAGGTGGCGAGTGGATTTACAACCGAAACAATAAAACGAAGTTTGATAACTGGCTTCAGCAGGGCGCGTGGGGAAAGAAGAACCAAAATCGCGAATTCCAAGCAGATCGCATGCAATTGGCAGAGATCACTTCAACTCCTCAGGTCGGTCTAAGACAAATAAATAACAAACCTACTGCAGTGATTAGCATTCCAAATATAACAATTCGAGAGCTGGATGATGTTGGATTTGGCCTTACCGCGTATTGGTCAAGCAGTCTCCAGCGCAATGACTGGGAGCCTTGGACTGAACCTTTGCTATATCAACTCAATTTACTGAGTCCACCAGACGCGCCACTCCAACTGGGGCTAGAAATTTTTGCGCATGAAGCTAACGCTCAGCACGGTCTTGCCATAAAATTGCGATACCATCCACTCCCCGGAGCGCAAAAATTTCAGGAAATAATGTTTGAAACCAAGACACTTAATGTTGGAAGCGGGAAGGAATTTTCAACAACTGGGTTTTTCAGCGCACGAAATACAACCGCTCAAGCATTCATTGTGACCACCGACACGCTAACTGTGCTCGAATCATCAAAACAAGCCGGGCAAACCTAA
- a CDS encoding DUF4123 domain-containing protein: MLKSEFPLENGLPQGLPWNGTVGLLLDGVSVEKLPQHLYQWTENPEFEPLYLGTRWAELGDISPCLVQIKAQNNPVLTRFLNASRQEWGHLVFSDQSWDQLVAHFRWLTSVMHPLGEEVLLRIADPAVTHALLAHAETIKDPTLFGPCKQIVTADAALDCWYINNRPGNAPEPDHSKRYRLSEAQLSQLDEVNFRNVVMRLDAHMQEYFPSYQAQSTPQQRWEHLHALASTSYDRGFNTELDITLYANIHGFLGERALEEHPDLDAILKTPSEQTPAQRLERVADIAQERAATLTRSQG, encoded by the coding sequence ATGCTTAAGTCGGAATTTCCATTGGAAAACGGCCTCCCCCAAGGCCTTCCATGGAATGGCACGGTAGGTTTACTGCTTGATGGTGTCAGCGTTGAGAAGCTTCCGCAGCACCTGTATCAGTGGACGGAAAACCCTGAGTTCGAGCCGCTTTATCTTGGGACTCGTTGGGCAGAACTGGGCGATATCTCCCCATGCCTCGTGCAAATAAAAGCACAGAACAACCCGGTCCTGACCCGGTTCCTGAACGCATCGCGTCAGGAATGGGGGCACTTGGTGTTTAGCGATCAATCATGGGATCAACTGGTCGCACACTTTCGCTGGCTCACCAGCGTCATGCACCCACTGGGGGAGGAAGTGTTGTTGCGCATCGCGGACCCGGCCGTAACTCATGCACTGCTTGCTCACGCAGAAACTATCAAGGATCCGACCCTATTCGGCCCCTGCAAACAAATCGTTACTGCCGATGCAGCACTGGATTGCTGGTACATAAACAATAGGCCGGGCAACGCTCCCGAGCCCGACCACAGCAAGCGCTATCGATTGAGCGAAGCACAACTCAGTCAACTGGACGAGGTGAACTTTCGCAATGTTGTGATGCGTCTCGATGCACACATGCAAGAATATTTCCCAAGCTATCAGGCACAGTCGACCCCACAGCAACGCTGGGAACACCTGCATGCGTTGGCGTCGACCTCCTATGATCGCGGCTTCAACACCGAACTCGATATCACCCTCTACGCCAACATTCACGGGTTCCTTGGCGAGCGAGCACTGGAAGAACATCCAGACCTCGACGCCATACTCAAAACCCCGTCGGAGCAAACGCCCGCACAACGACTCGAAAGGGTCGCTGATATTGCCCAGGAACGGGCAGCAACATTGACCAGGAGCCAAGGATGA
- a CDS encoding DUF6708 domain-containing protein, whose product MSSINEQSRDDLNLKKIRPVAGEKRKFATGEALFFSPLPIPTGNVPMDLGGSFVEVNDTFLDVGSSNSGKAFQARAMIGLGMMFIFSCLIILPLLAGSTTWGSPFAESFWDRTAGMFDFGVTFSIWGGGIAALLGIYVILSTTRAKSRSRPIRFNRQRREVCFFPEGSDLPVIQPWEEIVSWLSISTGVTGVGVTSTYTFGMAFDDSRADVVHFMRQGVMTPAHALGKWEAIRIYMEKGPEFCPGKAAYEGRHTFDKKRQDMHEEYQNNERSALGVGWWYLTHLITWWRFPYWVAEWDHRFSMKSLPESIAEWSKPLPPKQWGKPSPVLKEQSAKIEKAFAQGQDFMTYFKANLNESKAEE is encoded by the coding sequence ATGTCTTCAATAAATGAGCAATCCCGCGACGATCTAAATCTCAAAAAAATACGGCCCGTGGCTGGTGAGAAGCGTAAGTTCGCGACAGGTGAGGCATTATTCTTCTCCCCGCTTCCGATACCAACGGGCAACGTCCCCATGGATTTGGGCGGAAGCTTTGTTGAGGTAAATGACACATTCCTCGACGTAGGCAGTAGTAATTCCGGCAAGGCTTTCCAAGCGAGGGCAATGATTGGGCTCGGGATGATGTTTATTTTTTCATGCCTGATTATTCTGCCTTTGCTTGCAGGATCTACTACCTGGGGATCCCCATTTGCCGAGTCCTTTTGGGACAGAACAGCAGGCATGTTCGATTTCGGTGTCACCTTTAGTATTTGGGGAGGAGGAATAGCTGCGCTCTTGGGTATTTACGTTATTTTGAGCACTACCAGAGCAAAGTCGCGCAGCCGTCCAATTAGATTCAACCGCCAACGTCGTGAAGTCTGTTTCTTTCCCGAAGGTTCTGACCTCCCCGTCATTCAACCATGGGAAGAGATAGTATCTTGGCTTTCAATCAGTACAGGTGTTACTGGAGTAGGCGTAACAAGCACCTATACATTTGGTATGGCGTTCGACGATTCCAGAGCTGACGTAGTGCATTTCATGAGACAAGGCGTGATGACTCCTGCCCATGCCTTGGGTAAGTGGGAAGCCATACGGATCTATATGGAAAAAGGTCCAGAGTTCTGCCCAGGCAAGGCAGCCTACGAGGGGCGCCACACCTTTGATAAAAAACGACAAGACATGCACGAGGAATACCAGAACAACGAACGTTCCGCTTTAGGAGTTGGTTGGTGGTACCTGACACATTTGATCACTTGGTGGCGTTTTCCGTATTGGGTAGCAGAATGGGACCATCGTTTCAGCATGAAATCTCTTCCTGAATCCATTGCCGAGTGGTCTAAGCCTCTTCCGCCTAAACAATGGGGCAAGCCAAGCCCGGTGCTTAAAGAGCAAAGCGCGAAAATCGAAAAAGCCTTTGCTCAAGGACAGGATTTTATGACGTACTTCAAGGCAAACCTAAACGAAAGCAAGGCAGAAGAATAA